In Harpia harpyja isolate bHarHar1 chromosome 18, bHarHar1 primary haplotype, whole genome shotgun sequence, a single genomic region encodes these proteins:
- the PLP1 gene encoding myelin proteolipid protein isoform X1 codes for MGLLECCARCLIGAPFASLVATGLCFFGVALFCGCGHEALTGTEQLIETYFSKNYQDYEYLIDVIHAFQYVIYGTASFFFLYGALLLAEGFYTTGAVRQIFGDYKTTICGKGLSATVTGGPKGRGARGPQRAHSLQRVCQCLGKWLGHPDKFVGITYVLTIIWLLVFACSAVPVYIYFNTWTTCQSIANPSKTSASIGTLCADARMYGVLPWNAFPGKVCGSNLLSICKTSEFQMTFHLFIAAFVGAAATLVSLLTFMIAATYNFAVLKLMGRGTKF; via the exons ATGG GTTTGCTCGAGTGCTGTGCCAGATGTCTCATTGGGGCACCCTTTGCTTCGCTGGTTGCCACTGGCTTGTGCTTCTTTGGGGTAGCACTGTTTTGTGGCTGTGGGCACGAAGCCCTCACAGGCACCGAGCAGCTCATTGAGACCTACTTCTCCAAAAACTACCAGGACTATGAGTATCTCATCGACGT catCCACGCTTTTCAGTACGTCATCTATGGCACggcctccttcttcttcctctacGGAGCCCTGCTGCTGGCCGAAGGcttctacaccaccggtgccgtcCGGCAAATCTTCGGGGACTACAAGACCACCATCTGCGGCAAGGGCCTCAGCGCAACGGTAACTGGGGGCCCGAAAGGGAGGGGAGCGCGAGGCCCCCAGCGAGCTCACTCATTGCAGCGGGTGTGTCAGTGTTTGGGAAAGTGGCTAGGACATCCTGACAAG TTTGTGGGCATTACCTACGTCCTGACCATCATCTGGCTCCTGGTCTTTGCCTGCTCCGCGGTGCCCGTCTACATCTACTTTAACACTTGGACCACCTGCCAGTCCATTGCCAACCCCAGCAAGACCTCGGCCAGCATCGGCACCCTGTGTGCAGATGCCAGGATGTATG GTGTCCTGCCCTGGAACGCTTTCCCCGGCAAGGTGTGTGGCTCCAACCTGCTCTCCATCTGCAAGACCAGCGAG TTTCAGATGACTTTCCACCTCTTCATCGCAGCCTTCGTGGGGGCAGCCGCCACACTGGTCTCACTG
- the PLP1 gene encoding myelin proteolipid protein isoform X2, producing MGLLECCARCLIGAPFASLVATGLCFFGVALFCGCGHEALTGTEQLIETYFSKNYQDYEYLIDVIHAFQYVIYGTASFFFLYGALLLAEGFYTTGAVRQIFGDYKTTICGKGLSATFVGITYVLTIIWLLVFACSAVPVYIYFNTWTTCQSIANPSKTSASIGTLCADARMYGVLPWNAFPGKVCGSNLLSICKTSEFQMTFHLFIAAFVGAAATLVSLLTFMIAATYNFAVLKLMGRGTKF from the exons ATGG GTTTGCTCGAGTGCTGTGCCAGATGTCTCATTGGGGCACCCTTTGCTTCGCTGGTTGCCACTGGCTTGTGCTTCTTTGGGGTAGCACTGTTTTGTGGCTGTGGGCACGAAGCCCTCACAGGCACCGAGCAGCTCATTGAGACCTACTTCTCCAAAAACTACCAGGACTATGAGTATCTCATCGACGT catCCACGCTTTTCAGTACGTCATCTATGGCACggcctccttcttcttcctctacGGAGCCCTGCTGCTGGCCGAAGGcttctacaccaccggtgccgtcCGGCAAATCTTCGGGGACTACAAGACCACCATCTGCGGCAAGGGCCTCAGCGCAACG TTTGTGGGCATTACCTACGTCCTGACCATCATCTGGCTCCTGGTCTTTGCCTGCTCCGCGGTGCCCGTCTACATCTACTTTAACACTTGGACCACCTGCCAGTCCATTGCCAACCCCAGCAAGACCTCGGCCAGCATCGGCACCCTGTGTGCAGATGCCAGGATGTATG GTGTCCTGCCCTGGAACGCTTTCCCCGGCAAGGTGTGTGGCTCCAACCTGCTCTCCATCTGCAAGACCAGCGAG TTTCAGATGACTTTCCACCTCTTCATCGCAGCCTTCGTGGGGGCAGCCGCCACACTGGTCTCACTG